The DNA sequence GACGCCGACGCGCTGCATCTGCTGGGCCGCACCGAAACCGGCGAGCTGGCAGCCTACGCCCGGCTGTTTCCGGCGGGCCGTAGCTACCCCGAAGCCAGCATTGGGCGGGTGGCGGTGGCCCCGGCGTTTCGCCGCCACGGCCTGGGGCGGCAGCTCATGGGCGAGGCCCTGGCCCGGTGCGCGGCGCAGTGGGGCCCCCAGCCCATCCAAATCGGGGCGCAGCTCTACCTGCGCGATTTCTACCGCAGCTTCGGCTTCGAGCAAGTGGGCGAAGGTTACCTGGAGGACGACATTCCACACATCTACATGCTGCGGACGTAACAAAATATAGTATTGTGAAATATATATAATGGCTAATAAAATTAACAAATAAGGCGGTGGTCCAAAGCAGGATGATACCGGACCTTTAGTTTGTTAATTAAGTCAGCTTAAAAACACGTCAGGAAAGCTGGAAGGACGAATATTCAGACATCATAAATTGAGTGAAATACCGAAATCATCTCGCTTTGGACCACCGCCACAAATAATACTTGCGATTAATAGCCTAATGTTTGCACTAGATTAATTACTTCTTGTTCTTGAGGTGGTCGGGTAGAAATGGACACGGAGAAAGTAACTTTCCCTTGTCATGGAAGCAGCAAAACCAGCCGGTAGACGGCAGCGAACGAAGTATGATGCGGCCTTTCGGACCGAGGCGGTCCGCCGCGTAAGCCAGGATGGGCAAGCGGCGACGCGGGTCGCGCAGGCGTTGGGCATGAGCGAGGCCGTGTTGGGCAAATGGGTGCGGGCAGCTCGCAGCCAAGCGGCTCGTCCAGCAAGCGGCTCGTCCAGCAGGTAGTGAAGCGCTGGCGCAGGAAAACAAGCAGTTACGGGCCCAATTGGCCCGCGCGGAAATGGAGCGCGACATTTTAAAAAAAGCGCTGACCATATTTTCGTAACCGACGGGCCGATGAAACGCTTCGCTTTCATTGCCTCACACGCCCCCTGTTGGCCCGTGCGGCAGCAGTGCCAGCTGCTGGGTGTCAGCCCCAGCGGCTACTACGCGTGGCAAAAGCGCGTCCCCGTTGCGGCGGCCGAGCCAGCGCTTGCCGCCTGGTAAGTGGCGGCCCAGCGCGTGTTCTTCACCCATGCCGGCCGCTACGGTCAACGCCGGCTACGGGCTCAGTTGCAGCGCGAAGACCACGCGGTAGGTCGGCAGCGGCTGCGCGGCTGGCTCATTGCCAGTGGCTTACGCGCCCGCTGCACCCGCACCAGCTCCCGGCCCCCGCGTACTACCCAGGCTAACCGGCAGGCCGTGGCCGCCGCCAACAAATTAGCCTCCTGGCCCGCGGCCACGGCCCCCAACCAAATCTGGGTCGGCGACATTACCTGCCTGGCCCTGGCCCTGGCCCTGGCCCTGGCCCTGGCCCTGGGGCAGTGGGCGTACCTGGCCTGCTGGCGCGATGCCGTTGAGCGGCGCGTGGTCGGCTGGCACGTGAGCGAGTCGCTGCATACGGACTTGATGCTGACCGCTTTTAACCGGGCCGTGGCCGTCTGCCAGCCCCCACCGGGCCTGCTCGTGCACGCCGACCGGGGCAGCCAGTACACCAGCGACGCTTTTACCTCGTTGCTGGACCGCACGCAGGCCATTGCCAGCCTGAGTCGGCCCGGCAATCCGTATGACAACGCCCTGGCCGAAAGCGGCTGGAGCACGCTCAAAACCGAGCTACTGCCCCGTGGGGCCTGCTTCGCTGACCTGGAAGAGGCCCGCTTTGAACTGGCCGAGTACCTGGACCATTACTACAATACGCAACGGCTGCATTCCGCCCTGGGCTACTGCACCCCGCTCGAAATCGAACTCCACTACCGTTTCAACCTACCTTAGCTTCGTGTCCACTGACACCCGACCACCTCAGCTACCGTGGGGCCCTTGCGGGTGATTGGCCGGCGCGGCGCGGGCGGCCGAACTTTGCCCGCGCTTGCGCCGCGGGTTCTGCGGCGGCTTGCTTTGTTGTGTTATGCCGCGTTCCTTTCGTTTTTCGCTGCCCGCCGTGCCGGCCGTGCTGCTGGCCATTGTGAGCGTGCAGGCCGGCGCGGCCATTGCCAAGGGCCTGTTTCCGGTGCTGGGGGCGGCCGGTACTACCAGCTTGCGGATTGGCTTGTCGGCCCTCGTGCTGCTGGCGGTGGTGCGGCCCCGGCTGGGGCGGCTGGAGCCCGCGCAGTGGCGGGCCGTGGTGCCCTACGGCCTGGCGCTGGGGGCCATGAACTTCTTGTTTTATTGCGCGCTGGCCCGCGTGCCGCTCGGCCTGGCCGTGACGCTGGAATTTGTGGGGCCCCTGGGGCTGGCGCTGGCCGGCTCGCGGCGCTGGCCCGACGGCGTGTGGGTGCTGCTGGCCGCCGCTGGCATTGCCCTCATTGCCCCGTGGCACGGCGCGGGCGTGGACCTGCTGGGGCTGGGCTTCGCGCTGGCCGCCGGCGGGTGCTGGGCCGTGTACATCGTGCTGGGCCAGCGCACGGCCGCCGTGCTGCCCGGGCCGGTGGCCGTGGCGGTCGGGATGCTCTTTGCCGCGCTGCCGGTTTTGCCCTTTGGCATAGCCAGCGGCAGCTTGTTGGGGCTCACGCCGCACCTGCTGCTGCTGGGCGGGCTGCTGGCGCTGTTCTCCAGCGTGCTGCCTTTTTCCCTGGAAATGCGGGCCCTCAAGTCGTTGCCTACCCGCACGTTCAGCATCCTGATGAGCCTGGAGCCCGTCGCGGCGGCCTTGTCGGGCTGGCTGCTGCTGGGCGAGCGGCTGACGGTGGGGCAGTGGCTGGCCGTGGGCTGCATTGGGGTGGCCAGCGCGGGCGCCACCCTCACCACCCGGCACCCCTAGCCTGTGCCCACTAGCGAATGATGCGGGGCCCCCGCGGGCGCGCAGCCTTACCCGGCGCGCAGCAGAACGCGGCTTCGCTTTGTTCGGGTCATTTTTTCCGCTGCTCGGGGTGGGCCGCCGCCCGGTGCTCGCCCGCGCGGTTCTCGCCATGCGGCCATTGGCTGGTTAATGATCCCAGGAAAATCGGCCGAAACCTGTTCGTTTATTTGGCCTCAGTTTAGTAGCAATTGCTGGACAAACCGCACCGTAATGACCTGGAAACGCAGCCGCCGAATGCATGCTTCCGCCGTTTTAGCCAACTGGCAACGGTAATGTTTGCGCGTGGCTTCTGCGAAATATTCCCGTTTTTTTTTACGTTATTTCAGCTAACTGTAGTAATTTGTACGTAATGAAAAATAGGTGTCGGTTTACTGCTTATTTGCATTACTTTTGCTCCACAATAATCACGCAATTTTATTTTTTGACAACATGGCTTTGAATTTTGATGAATTTCAGAAAGTAGTTGAATCTGCCCAGCAGGCAGACGCCATGAAAGCGGACCTCAAACGTGCTTTGAAAAAAGTTACGGGGGCCCTGGATGCGTTGCAAGGTGCTCTCGGTGACATGGAAACCGTTCTCGCCGACGATTACGTGGCCACGCCAAAAGAGCGCAAGCCGCGCCAGCCGCGGGCCCCCAAAGCCGAAACCGACGGTGGGGCCCCCAGCGCAACGGGTAAAAAGCCCGGCCGCCCCAAGAAATCGGCCGAATAATCCTGCTGGTTATCAATAAAAACGCCCCCGCCTTTTAAATAAAGCGGGGGCATTTTTATTGACCTCGTTCGGAGTGGCGCGCACATTTTTCATTTTGCCAGCTAAGCGGACGCGGGTGCACCTAGTGTTTCTGAACTTAGAAAATATTTAGTGCTGTTGAAATGTGAAGTGGTTATCTGCGCTCCAAACCGTAAAAGGCATTTGGGTTTCATTCTTTCGTTGGCTTTTATTTTGGCGGCTATCAGGCGCTATCGGGGCCGTGATTGGCGTGGCCGTTGACTAAGCCCACACGAAAGAGCCGGTGCATAATTTAATTCGACTTGAATTATGCTATTCTTGGGTATTTGCTATTTAGTGGCTCATGCTATTGGTTGGAAGTTTATTGCCAGCAATTGTATTTACTGCTTTTCGCGTTGTTCATCGATGGAGCGTTACCTGTGCACAGCTGCCAATAAACCCAATAAACCAAAGGAGCCCCGGCCGCTGCGGCGGCCGGGGCTCCTTTGGTTGCGGGGCCGTGGGGTCCTACAGGTTTTTTAGCCAGGTGGCGCGGGCGGCCAGTTGGTCGGGAGTGGCGGCGGGGTCGGGGGCGAAGTGGTAGCGCTGGATATCCTCAGCGGCGGTCAGCTTCACGCGCACGTCTTTGGCGGGGGCCCCGGCGCGGCTGGTGCTCAGGGCCAGATCGGCACCGGCGGGGCGGGCACTGATTTTATCCAGCATGCCGGCGTAGTTGCGGCGGTCCACAAAAGCGCCGTCTATGGCCGTGAGCTGGTCGCCGGCGGCCACCCCGGCGGCTTGCAGGGCCGGGCTCACCTGGCGGAAGTACACGTCGTCGCCGCGCACCTGGAAGGCCACGGGGGCCCCCAGGGTGGCCAGCTGATGGCCGGTGTGCAGCACGGCGTCGTAGCGGATGCCGATGCGGCCGAAGTATTCCTTCAAAGGCAGCGGCTCGGCGCCCTGCACGTAGCGCCGGAAGAAGTCGCCGATTTCGGGGTAGGTAAGGGCGGTGAAGTCCCGAAAGAAGTTTTGCTCGCTGATGGGGCTATCGGGGCCGTATTTTTTGGCCAGTTGCAGTAGCACATCGCGCAGGCCGCGGGTGCCGTGGCTGAGTTCGAGCAGGCGCAGGTCGAGGGCGCTGGCGGTGAGGGCCCCGCGCTGGTAAATGTTGCCGTACTGGCGCTGCCCTTCATCGGAGAACGAGTTGAGGCCCAGTTTACTAAGCGAATATGTAGTGTCGGATCGGGTGCGGTCGTAGCGCTCCTCGTTGTGCAGCACCGAGAGGTAGTCGTCGAGCGGCACGAGGCCCCCGCGCAGCTGCATCATGTGCGAGGCCCACTCCGTCACGCCCTCGTACAGCCACAGGTGCTGCGAGCCGGTGGGCTTCACGAAGTTGAAGTGCTCGATGATTTCGGAGTGGATATTGAGCGGCGTCACGATGTGGAAAAACTCGTGCGCGGCAATATCCACCACGTTCTGGGCGAATTCCGGCGTCAGGGCCCCTTCCCGCAAAATGTACTCCGAGCTATAGGAGTGCTCCCAGGCCCCGGCCACTTTATCGCTGAACAGGTACAGGAAGGCATAGCGCTTCACCGGCAAGTCGCCGCCCAGGAAGGCCTGCGCGGCGCCCAGCATTTTCTGCATGTCGGCGAGCAGCGGCGTGGCCTGCACCAGGCCGGTGGCCGAGTAGCAGTACAAGGCCACGTCGGCGTTGCCGACCTTGGTTTTGGCGTTGGTGAGGTTGCCGAGCAGAATGGGCGAGTCCACGGCTTGGTCGTAGCTTTTGGCGTGGAAGTAGCCATCGGCGTCGGGCACGAGCACGGTGCCCACCGTCCAGGCACTGGGGTAGTTCAGCTTGAGGCGCAGCGGCTTGGCCTGCCAGCCCTGCGGATAGCCGAGCACCGTTTGGCCGTTCACCAGGGCGTGATCGGGCTCAAGCGACGAGCCGCACATACGGTAGATGTTGTGCTCGGGCACCGGCGTGGCCCAGGTTTCGGCGATAGTGTAGCGGATTTCGCGGGTTTTGGTGGGCTGGGCCAGCTCCCACTGGTTGGGGCTGATTTGCTTGCTGCCCAGCGGCTTGCCATTGGCGTCGAAGGCCGCGAACTGGCGCACGTAGCGGCCCATGTCCATCACCTGGTAGGTGCCGGGCGCGGTGGCGGCGAACTGGTACACGGCCTGCTCCTTGCCGAGCTTGGGTGTTTCGAGCCGCACCCGGAACTGGTGGGGCCCCGCGGCGGGATCCATGCTCACGGTGTAGGTCAGCTCTTTGGGGGCCGGGGCGGCCACGGCGGGGGCAGCAGCCAGCAGCAGCGCGGCCAGGCCGAGAAAGGAGGTTTTCAAAGAAAAAATGGGAATGAGTGGGAAAATGCAGGCGCAAAGTACGGCAGCGGTAGCGCAGGTTGGCGCGGCTCACGTAAGCGGTTTGAGAGGCCCGGCACCGACAGCCCGGTGCCGAGGCAACTTGCGTGAGTGGGTTGTGGGCCCCTGCAGCCCAGCCCTGCTTCCCACTCTTCACTCCTCACTTCCCGCTCTTCACTTCCCGCAGAAATGTACACCAATCCCATCCTCGACGACAACTTTCCCGACCCCACCGTCATTGGGGCCCCCGACGGCTGGTACTATGCCTATGGCACCCAGACCCGGCGGGCCGATGGGCAGATTGTGAACATCCAGGTGGCCCGCTCGCGCGATATGGTGGCCTGGGAATACCTCGGCGACGCCCTGCCCCAGAAGCCCGCGTGGGCCGCGGGCACCCAAAAGTTCTGGGCCCCCCACGTGAGCCACGCCGCCGGCCGCTACTACCTGTACTACTCGGCCCGGCCCGACGACGCGCCCGACGGGGCCCTGGCGCTGGCCGTGGCCGTGGCCGACGCGCCCGCTGGCCCGTTTGTGGACGTGGGCCGGCCGCTGCGCCGGGGCCCCGGCTTCACCTGCATCGACCCAATGGCCTACGACGACCCCGCCACCGGCCAGCGCCTGCTGTACTGGGGCTCGGGCTTCGGGCCTCTGTGGGTGCAGGCACTGGCCGAAGACCGGGTGAGCTTCGCGTCTGATAGTGAGCCGCAAGCACTGATCTGGCCCAGCGGCCCGGCCGACGACGCGGCCAATTACCACCGCCTTATCGAGGCCAGCTGGGTGCACCGGCACGCAGGCTGGTACTACCTGTTTTTTTCGGGCGATAACTGCTGCGGGCCCCGCGCCCACTACGCCGTGCTGGTAGCCCGCAGCCGCGCCGCCACGGGGCCCTACGAGGTGCAACCCGCGCCCGTAGTGGCGGCCAACGCGCACTGGCTCGCGCCGGGCCACAACTGCGTCGTGGCCGATGCCGCCGGGCACGACTGGCTGGCCTACCACGCCATTGACCCCGCCCAGCCCACCTTCGCTGCCATCGACGATTCGGAGGGCTACGCCCGCCGCGCCCTGCTGCTCGACCGCCTCACCTATGGCCCCGACGGCTGGCCGTGCGTGGCCGGCGGGGGCCCTTCGTGGCAGCCGCAACCCGCCCCCGCCGGGCCCCTCGTACCTTAGAAGCTCCTGCTTGAGGTATCGTCAGAGCGGTGTAGAAACGCATCCTTGCGTCTCCGGCTTGAACGACTTGTCCGAACATCGTTCAAACCGGAGACGCAAGGATGCGTTTCTACATCCGTTCCAAGAGCCAAAAAATTAACTCAAACAGTTTCTTTGGCTTTCCCACCCCCGCGCCGCCGCTTATGCCGCTTCTCTTTACGAATGCCTGCCGCCGGGCGGCGCTGCTGGCGCTGGCCGCCGGGGCCCTCGCCGGGTCCGCCGCCGCCCAGAGCCCCGGGTCCCTGGCTGCCCCCGAAGTGGCCTGCGGGCTGGTGCCGCTGGCGCCCGCCGCGCGCGCCGCCGGGGCCCCACTTATAATAGAGGCCCAGGTGCTGAGTGCCCAAAGCTTCTGGGACGCCAGCCGCCGGCACTTGTTCACCCGGCACCGGCTGCGGGTATTCAGCCTGCTGAAGGGCAGCGCGGCCGATACCGCCGGCCTGGTGGTCGTAACCGAAGGTGGTCGGCTAGGGCTTGATCAGCAGTTGCTTACCAACACGTTGCGCCTGGCGCCGGGCCAGCAGGGCGTGCTGTTTCTGGCGCCCGCGCCGTGGCCCGGGCTGGGCCTGGCAGGCACTGCCTACGCAGTCTACAGCAGCGCGCAGGGCTTCGTGGCCTACGACCTGGCCCACGCCACCGCCGCCGACCCGGTGCGTACCTACCCGGCCATCGACGCCACTTTCTATCGGGGCCTCGACCCGCTGGGGGCCCAGGCGCGCCGCGCCTTGCAGCCTAACCCCGCCCTGGCCGCCGCCCAACGGCACCAGCTGGCCGCCGCTAAAGGCACGGCGGTAGCTACCATTTTGGGGATGCAGCCGGTGCAGCTCGCGGCGGGCACCGGGGCGGTGCTCACCATCCGGGGCAGCGGGTTTGGCGACGTGCGAGGCGCGGGCTTCGTGGAGTTTGCCAACGCCGACGACGGCGGGCGCACCTTCGAGCAGCCCCTGGCCACCGACTACGTGGCCTGGGCCGACGGGGCCATTCAGGTGCGGGTGCCGTCGTCGGGCGCGGGCGGGCATCCAGCCGGCTCGGGGCTGGTGCGCGTCACGCCCGACGGCGGCACAGTGGGCGCCAGCCCCCAGCTGCTCACGGTCGTGTATGCCCTCAGCAACGTAAAAAGTACCGACGCCCAGCCCACCGTGCAGCGCCCCAACCACGTGGCCACCAATGGGCTGGGCGGCCTCACGTTTCACTTCACGCCCAACTTTGGGGGCAACGCCGCTGCCGGCGCGGCCTGGCAGCGGGCCCTGGCCAGCTGGCGCTGCCAAACCGGTATGAACTGGGCCCTGGGCGACGCCGCCCCCGCCAACGACATCGCCAGCGACGGCCGCAGCACAGTGGCCTTCGACCTGCCCAGCGCCGCGCTGCCGGCGGGCATTTTGGGGCGTACCACCAGCTACTACCAGGGCTGCTACGCGGCCGACCGCTCGGTGGTGTACTA is a window from the Hymenobacter nivis genome containing:
- a CDS encoding T9SS type A sorting domain-containing protein, giving the protein MPLLFTNACRRAALLALAAGALAGSAAAQSPGSLAAPEVACGLVPLAPAARAAGAPLIIEAQVLSAQSFWDASRRHLFTRHRLRVFSLLKGSAADTAGLVVVTEGGRLGLDQQLLTNTLRLAPGQQGVLFLAPAPWPGLGLAGTAYAVYSSAQGFVAYDLAHATAADPVRTYPAIDATFYRGLDPLGAQARRALQPNPALAAAQRHQLAAAKGTAVATILGMQPVQLAAGTGAVLTIRGSGFGDVRGAGFVEFANADDGGRTFEQPLATDYVAWADGAIQVRVPSSGAGGHPAGSGLVRVTPDGGTVGASPQLLTVVYALSNVKSTDAQPTVQRPNHVATNGLGGLTFHFTPNFGGNAAAGAAWQRALASWRCQTGMNWALGDAAPANDIASDGRSTVAFDLPSAALPAGILGRTTSYYQGCYAADRSVVYYVGEVDMQFSTVAAFQFGPALALGLAIDFETVAVHELGHAQQFGHLIRPGAIMHYAVARGQNSRRLAPESDVAGGRQVLRTRSFRNRGCGGPALLPAPLTALSAAVEAGAGPVLRWATQAECFLAGFVVERSAGLDTAAATAGWQPVATVALGAPGGTYQVTDAQPAARLVYYRLALLRPDGTRDYAAPLPVAPDAAPQVALFPNPVTGTQLSLQYPAAANATALTYSIYDELGRRYRLAAAAVQPGLNVLTFDVGALPRGFYIFRWQDGQGNNQSRKFLRL
- a CDS encoding GNAT family N-acetyltransferase → MTLAWTLQPFATLSVPELYALLQLRSAVFVVEQTCAFQDIDGHDADALHLLGRTETGELAAYARLFPAGRSYPEASIGRVAVAPAFRRHGLGRQLMGEALARCAAQWGPQPIQIGAQLYLRDFYRSFGFEQVGEGYLEDDIPHIYMLRT
- a CDS encoding transposase encodes the protein MEAAKPAGRRQRTKYDAAFRTEAVRRVSQDGQAATRVAQALGMSEAVLGKWVRAARSQAARPASGSSSR
- a CDS encoding glycoside hydrolase family 43 protein, whose translation is MYTNPILDDNFPDPTVIGAPDGWYYAYGTQTRRADGQIVNIQVARSRDMVAWEYLGDALPQKPAWAAGTQKFWAPHVSHAAGRYYLYYSARPDDAPDGALALAVAVADAPAGPFVDVGRPLRRGPGFTCIDPMAYDDPATGQRLLYWGSGFGPLWVQALAEDRVSFASDSEPQALIWPSGPADDAANYHRLIEASWVHRHAGWYYLFFSGDNCCGPRAHYAVLVARSRAATGPYEVQPAPVVAANAHWLAPGHNCVVADAAGHDWLAYHAIDPAQPTFAAIDDSEGYARRALLLDRLTYGPDGWPCVAGGGPSWQPQPAPAGPLVP
- a CDS encoding IS3 family transposase, whose protein sequence is MFFTHAGRYGQRRLRAQLQREDHAVGRQRLRGWLIASGLRARCTRTSSRPPRTTQANRQAVAAANKLASWPAATAPNQIWVGDITCLALALALALALALGQWAYLACWRDAVERRVVGWHVSESLHTDLMLTAFNRAVAVCQPPPGLLVHADRGSQYTSDAFTSLLDRTQAIASLSRPGNPYDNALAESGWSTLKTELLPRGACFADLEEARFELAEYLDHYYNTQRLHSALGYCTPLEIELHYRFNLP
- a CDS encoding peptidase translates to MKTSFLGLAALLLAAAPAVAAPAPKELTYTVSMDPAAGPHQFRVRLETPKLGKEQAVYQFAATAPGTYQVMDMGRYVRQFAAFDANGKPLGSKQISPNQWELAQPTKTREIRYTIAETWATPVPEHNIYRMCGSSLEPDHALVNGQTVLGYPQGWQAKPLRLKLNYPSAWTVGTVLVPDADGYFHAKSYDQAVDSPILLGNLTNAKTKVGNADVALYCYSATGLVQATPLLADMQKMLGAAQAFLGGDLPVKRYAFLYLFSDKVAGAWEHSYSSEYILREGALTPEFAQNVVDIAAHEFFHIVTPLNIHSEIIEHFNFVKPTGSQHLWLYEGVTEWASHMMQLRGGLVPLDDYLSVLHNEERYDRTRSDTTYSLSKLGLNSFSDEGQRQYGNIYQRGALTASALDLRLLELSHGTRGLRDVLLQLAKKYGPDSPISEQNFFRDFTALTYPEIGDFFRRYVQGAEPLPLKEYFGRIGIRYDAVLHTGHQLATLGAPVAFQVRGDDVYFRQVSPALQAAGVAAGDQLTAIDGAFVDRRNYAGMLDKISARPAGADLALSTSRAGAPAKDVRVKLTAAEDIQRYHFAPDPAATPDQLAARATWLKNL
- a CDS encoding EamA family transporter, with protein sequence MPRSFRFSLPAVPAVLLAIVSVQAGAAIAKGLFPVLGAAGTTSLRIGLSALVLLAVVRPRLGRLEPAQWRAVVPYGLALGAMNFLFYCALARVPLGLAVTLEFVGPLGLALAGSRRWPDGVWVLLAAAGIALIAPWHGAGVDLLGLGFALAAGGCWAVYIVLGQRTAAVLPGPVAVAVGMLFAALPVLPFGIASGSLLGLTPHLLLLGGLLALFSSVLPFSLEMRALKSLPTRTFSILMSLEPVAAALSGWLLLGERLTVGQWLAVGCIGVASAGATLTTRHP